The genomic window CGTTCTTTCGATTTTAGATATCTTTTCTGAGAGCAAGCTCCAAATGACTGTCTCTTACAGAGGcacaatatacattttgtacGATCAAGGAAGGAAAAATGTAAAGGAGTTTTAAAGATCATAAAAAGTACTTGgaatcatcttcttttttttttaataaaagagagggaataagttattaatttgcAGATTTATctcatattaacttttttttagcgtGTTTAAGGACTTTAAACCGAAACAAAgtcatttatgatttttatgggcattatttttgacaaaacgaTCTAACTAACATATGTTcgtaaggaaaagaaaaattatacatatactgaATACATACAAATACTAACGTAATATACCTAAGGGATTAaagtaaaattgttatttgtaacgtcaatagataaaataatacaaatttataaaggaaaatttgaattttaaatacgCATCTCACGTTCCAGTAGCAACATGTCGTTTACAGCTGTACTTCTTTGACTTTTTATTGGAGTTGAAATCAATGGTGAATGTAAGTATAATTTAGattgtattttccttttaattttatggtataatctttcattatttttgaataaatctttttacctatatatgatttacaaaattgaaatatttccatGTGTtcttatatcatttaaaataatatatattctggaatatttttttcttctttttagatgaaataatgataatacCACTTTTGGTTCGTaagtaaattagttttttagatttttgagtctaaattttgtttattcaatAGATGGTTGTCAAGATAAAATTGGTAATCCGTATTTCATAAAGAAAGgccaagtagaaaaaaaatttctcacCTTTCGAGGTGCCAGAGATATAGGAAATGTTTTGAGTTAGATTATTATGAGCATTGTAGATCAACATGTGGATGTTGtggtaaatatatacatagtatatgctcatatttaattaattcattcatcATATAAGATGATGATTGTAGAAATAATCTCACAACATGCAAAAAAACACTCAGTTTTTGTTTTGCACGTGAAAAAGATGATTGTTTACGTTCCTGTGTTTTTTGCTTTCGTAAGTTTTTATTTCCCTTCACGTACATACAACATATTGATAATTATCCTTGAATAcctttttagttaataaatgtaGAGACATATTGAGACCCCAGATTTGTAATTCGAATAAAAAGTGTTCGATACTTTTGTTCTAAAGCCTGTGAATGGTGTGATAGTAGGCATACATTCTTTAATTAGTTCTAATTGttttaattgacatattttttttatagaaaaatgtgaAAATCTGATGATATATGATCACCAATGTTATCGTTATAAACAACATGGATATTGCGAGAACTATCATCCATATTGTAGTACAATGTGGAAACTTTGCCACAAGGCATGCTCACCAGATTGCTCAGAATCAGGAAAAACAGCTTGTTATAGGGGTTATGGTCCTATGCCTGATGAATAAAACCAAGAGTAGTTATACCGCCTTCCttgaaatataagaataaatcattTGTAGTATGCtttctcctttttaatttatcaagtaCATAGTATAATTTCAGAATCCTTTATCACAGCGATTACTTTATCAAGCATttacttgtataaaaatacgatagttttgaataaaaactattaaataaatataaatcataaaattataaatagtgcTCTGTACGTttgctttaaactatttttcctcAAGGACATTTcgttttgatatataaatacatgaagTAGAAATGTACGAATCACAAAATTTTAACCGTTTCCAATACCAtgttttttgaatctattttgatACCAATTCTTgattactatttcaatttttaaatgagatgTTGAGCTTAAAGTTTGTTGCGTAGCTTtcaattcaaaacaagtatttacgatggagGAGACCGGGAGGAAGACCATCCTCCAATTGGGTTGTGCAAAGCACAGCTCAGCGTATATCAAGAAGATGCTCGGGTTATCTGAATTATTCAAGGGAATTTGACATGGAGGACATCATCAGCAAAGTGCACctgataatttattcttccaGATACAACAAGAAGCCCATTTTAAACTCGACGTTTGCGCAATTTTTTTCGCCGGAAATGGTCGTTATTTCggatttctaaataattttattaaaaaaatgcaaagagATATGATTTTTAGTGTCGTTTTTcctgtattttttctttcttttggcCTTGTCAGATATGTGTAGGGATTGTAATAAACATATGTTTGaggataacataaaaaaaagctggtatttttttgatgaaacagagaaaaacccaaaagttttttacttcaatgaaaaacgGAAAAGGGGTTTTTTAAAaggtcaaatacaatatttaaccTCTGAAAAGCTGTcgaacaagttattaatattatagatatttgtttcaattcttatatgaacatattattaagggtgataattttggtaagaatacaaaagcgtgcgaggagaaaagaagaattacttatggcatcattgattaaataatatacatcttcttctatcaatcatgaacgttatcattccccttttattattcaatattaatataatatgagatggtgatagtcgatagagaactgaataaaatccccaaaatgacgtcgccttctgtctggatttatgaaaatggaggcccaggaatttggaaaatacttaccggatgagaaacagatggtttgtcggatttgtcgatataaatgtgcctttagtcccctgtctagaattacacgccactcattatcctcatctcataacaagagtatggatattcatctataaaatcaatttgacgatgaatacatcaagtcagactttaactttgatctcacaacgatgcttattgcatgtaatataaccttatccattgctaatcatctacgttcaaaaaatttatggagaaatacaagggtaaacatatcccttcccgaggaaccatcattaaattaatggaggatgttggtactgatgtcatatatagaaatacatataaaaatgttttgagtcatccacaccaaatgatgatcaagttatcagtaaaaagtatttacgaatatcgaaatggaactctgaattttgtactatctcacagtaagtattcaattttttttaaatctaaccataaaatatgattttattttagctaaacatatcaagaattatgatacacaactcagtaaagggcaaaaacaactgcttaaatggtcacaacaacgggggtagtagctttggatggttcgcaactagtttgtctgagactacttacttcgcttaaAGACtttggtatgatcattaggttttccaatattacatagtctataaatattactttttgtcacttaaggattagctatggttcataagctccaagaaatgatgttcaaaaactcataaaaggcaaaaacaacggcttaaatggtcacaacaacggaggtagttacattgggtgtagcattataattagtaattgtgtgtatccttcattataatagtatgttgttatacaagcataaatcaCCAGGggtctttttttgatgctcttaataaggagtaatatcgccggatattactacataatttttatatctaagataagtaattaaggtttaaaattttactgcatggattaacttttcttttcttagataaacatgaaataaatgaaagtgggattctagaAGCTGTTCGTactggaagaagatatggatttaaatctaacattattttatgattttgacatttactttattattaataattaagatctTATCGGTAGAGATTtttctatcctgtgcacaattgtatatgcaacttgcacatgaggaaaaaagggtgatgatatttttattaaaccccacgcctggcttgtgttttgcaacctaaagttatgacatattgaactgaattccgatgttagaacaagaaaatattatttggatcaatctattatttcaatattctgtgtttataatttattgttattattagttatatgattctaattgtttaattttgtatatttaacttaaatgtatgatggtttatttttagtatgtagattatatttaatttaagccttctattttaaacttggaacttcaaatatatttcgaaatactcttactttgtcgttttattagttattattctgagaatatggttcataatgaattacaatttcatagaatgtgacgttttcaaatccactgtaacggataaaaaccgtctaagtcaattatacgtagtatatttttattaaacattttgctaataaattctttcgttataccctcaaaaatcatataataaaataatatatataaataatcataatacagcaggcagatgataatctcatcagtatttaaacaataataccatatgtctttctcccccttCTACTCGCACGCGttattctctacaatattatcaactatacatattatatacaagttcagtcaatttgatcgtgcagtatttaaactttaatttgaattttgatgtCATCAATACTATCATTTTCAGTATTTGAGGCTTTTTCTTAACAAGCTAATCCCCTTCTTATTGTCCTTATTCTCGCAAcgtgaataattatatacttttctttataaataattttaacgtcatgacgtctcagtatcttttatgatcaggGTTACCAAATAGCCAATTTTTATtaggttcagttaaccttaaaaaccgcGTCTCTTATACacaatccaggatgaccgagagacaaataAGGAAaggaaagacgtggaggaataatacaagGCTTGTTTATAggaacatctatattaatagttgaacaaaaacctactctgatacatacataaaatacacaactatttatacttaaaatgaagtaaaagactgtactttacacatatgtacatacaaggaAATAAGAGAAGtaagagaacaagggggaaggaaacacAAAACCATTACACccccccccaagcaccaaatccatgccGGTGCTTAACCAGGTTCTGCTCCATGAATAGAAGCTTAttgatccgctccatccataaCCAGGTGCGGACAAACCATTTGCTCTtgcatatacaaaatttatctcAATAGACGTGTCGTGTTCTCAGCATGCGCACTGGAGAAAGGAGAGAACACTACTCCACATAGAGGTTTTAGGAACCCGAGCACACTTCCCGTTCCTGGGAGAAATGTCGTTCACccttatagaggttttaggACACGAgtaccctgctcgtccctgggagacatatcgTTCACCCTTATAGAGGTTAAAGGcacacgagcaccctgctcgttcCATGGAGAAACGTCGTTCACccttatagaggttttagggacacgtgtaccctgctcgtccctggaaGACATGTCGATCTccctcgatgtaccctcatccaactctggATGATCCAGAGGAGAAACCATTGCACATTCATAACCCAATGaggtgaacgggagagtaggaacaacgGAGAACCAGAACTTCATAGGATGAAATCCACTTTGAATGATGTGGTCCCTGATatggacacacacttcacttcttatAAGTGACCATGGTTCTCTTCCTTGCTCCACGAGGGccaaactgaggcacagtcCGTATTGTTCCGCCTTCCgtagacgaacgagcgttctacCTGTCGACGAAAAGGGGATACCCAAATCcagcagggctagcttcgccgacgatcccacagcagggaggtcacgtgatcctgatcccatcctcgtcgccaatgttgtaAGTGACGAAGGTGAGGAGAAGGAAACTGTTTAAACCAAgcaatccaggatgaccgagataAATGAGCAGAGGAAAGACCTGGAGGAATAAAACAAggtttatttataagaacatctatattattagttaaacaaaaacctactctgatacatacataaaatacacaactatttatactaaaattgaGGTAAAAGGCTGtaatttacacatatatatacatacaaggaaattaaagaaataagagaacaagggggaaggaaacacgaatacattacaacTGCCCATAATATTGCACGAGACCCAAGAACAATTTGACCTCGGTCGACTATGTTGGAGTTCGGAAAAGAGACACTGGACAAATCAGCTCTGGATCTAACGAGCGACCTCtagaagaaattttaaaaccaaGATAATTTTAGTTGTTCCTCTTACAAGATGCACTTCTTCTTCTTAAGGTGTGTACCAGCGGATGGCAGGTGTTCAAAGACTTCTCTCAATGTATTCATGTGCTCCGTTCGAGTGCTTTAACTTTAACTCCACTCAAGCTCTCGAAAAGTTTATACTATGCACCTTGCACGATAGCAGGGGCAGAGGCTAAGCCATGCGGAAGTGTATTATGGCGTAGAAGTCCGAGTTGCATATTAATAGTGAGCAACTTCTTCGAGTCTTCATCTAACATGCATTGCTTATAACACCGTAGAAAACCcaactttgaaaataatttagcGCCAGCTAAGGCACAGAATAATTCGTCCGGGTGTGGCAGATGATAAAGTCTGCGTATAATCCGCACAGATTCAGATCTTGTCATCTAGTTTCACCAAGCTCCTCAATAATTTCCACAGGAGGGTAAGCAGAACGGGACAAGAACCAATATCGCGCTGTCTTCCGTCCTCTTTAATATGGACAACTTTTTTGGCATGGGATACAGTTTGCCCCTGTATGTCATCAAAGAGGGTAGAAAATTCATTCAACAGGGCTTGCACATCTCTGTTCGTCGACGAAGACACATCAGGTTGATAAACAGCACCACTGAGCTTCACCAGGCAGAATAGGAATCCCAGAATGGTTTACGCCTGTCACGACAAATTTTAATCTTCTACACGACTGAcgaaactgtaaatgaactatAAGAGCGATGGATCCTCTTCCACCACCAAAAATCGTAATGCAACCTGCCTTGCTACAATTTACTTGACAAGGTACCATCTTAATTGGTAAGATATTGACTTAACACCcagatctaataaaaaattaactttccttccatctactttcagtTTCACAAAAGCCCGACGATGCAGCTTTCTCAAGAATGACATTAAAAGCTCAGAAACCGTATTACTATGataggaattacaattatattttgcaaaataaacttGAGTCTCTGTtaacaatttcttataatactatattttgattgtcggaatacaatataaatgtacTAGATCAGGGATGTCTAGCCCTTTAATATAATAGGTTgtattgccacttgaaatattttaatgggccgcagaacctattaagttaaatttcttgaaaaatgtatttataaaacaaaactaactctacatacaaatttatttcaattttagaccaaatataaaaaagacaaaatctaatttttcaagaccAATCTACTTACAAAATCTAATTTGTGAACACTTTTAGAGTCTCGAGATATTATGAGCGTTCAACGTGCTTTGATAATattgtgataatttttataagaaagacTAATTGAAGTGGGCAGTGGGCCCACCTAAACTTTAAAAGGGCAGCAATGCGGCCTGCAATCAACAGATAGAACATAtgcactagattatcaaattgcttgcaatgaaatagtataataatcaaatggcttgcaatgaattgtttaataatcaaattaccaaCAATCATTTCAACTGACAATGTAATTGAAGTTAAATTCACCATTGTATTggaaattttaaagattgccGTCTCTGACGGGCAATGTGCAGAATacccgattttccacattgcccgtaacattaatatttaatacatttttgatgatatccAGATTgtccttttaaattaatttttttatattgaaatccATTTCAACTTATTGATTTAgcctatatgtttttttattaagttataattgCAATGATAAATTTGAGAATCCATGAGTTGTGGCCAATTTCAAATTAGTGAATTTaaattgaagtttatttttgtctgtctcctcttttttttttagtcctgTAGGTATATCTATTTTCCATCCATAATAAGATCTACCAATATGATTGTAGTTAAAACTGAGAAACTTTTTACTTTCAGTTAATTCACTTCAAAATGCTTTGACTTAGACTtgccaaattttaacacaacatgcctactattattttaatcctttaaaaGGTTATACCAATCagtagtttttttcaaaaattgcatttcaatACGGGAcctacttttattattgttttatctaGTTTAAGtgataagtaatataattttactttttaaatcattctaGTAGAAGTGAAATTCTTGTTAGAAACTGTACTTagttaaataaacttttattgtaaataataagtttaatCTTTGAAACTCAAATTATGGTAGTATCTGTTAtactatatatagtatttacatatattaaaattaaatctttgtttTCAATGGTGAGAAGTAGTCTTTGAAGTTtcgaaatttcatatttttaaagaaaagatagcttatttacatgaaaatatttaatataagtcaaaatagagtaatatataataaataaatatttgagatgaACAATTAGTCTAGCAAACGTCCTTTCGTCCATTATGCATAGCAAAAAATCATGGAATGCTAAACATATGTTTACTACAacaaaatgaagtaattaactcaggaaaatcatttatttagagATTCACtagaacataaatataaataaatatctgtgATTAATCAACAGCAACGCAGGAGTGAGTAAGGCCATAGTAATcactaaaaacaaacaaacaaaaaaaagatggtAATCGTTTCTTAACGAACATGAGATAGTTAAACAAGTAATATAAACTTCGACGATtcatcttctttatttattccaaGCCAAGGAAGcctatttaatttaagttttgcaacactatttctttttcttaaacatATGTGAACATAGAGGACAATACCATCGACCCTTGGGCTTGGTATTTAATCCCATACAACCGAAATGAAACCACTCAATAGGGCAGTCCACATTATCACAACCAATCATTTCACCATATGACACTTGATGACACGTACAATATGTAGGCTCATTGGGATCCACAGGCATATCCAAAACCTCTTGTGGTCCTTTTGAAATGTCAGAAAGAAGGGAATCGTCTTTTTTTTGGAACTAAGTTAggattttttgactttttctttttgagatcTTCCTTGGACTCCTTGTTCCTTTTATTCTGTGAGTTATAGtctttttgtatcttttttgagTCATTGTTTTTCTTATGTTTGGAAacgttctttttatttaatttagagttTTTATGAAGAGGCTTATCATCAAGCTCTTCCTCATCCTCTTCGTCCTCAGACTGGCTCAATCGGCCCTTCTCCTTTATCTCACTCTCAAATTTGGCCAAATCTGAATCTAGACGACGGATATGCTTATCCACAAGTTCATAGGTTTTAATAGCAATTTTAACTTTCTCGTCTCCATGTTCTTTAGACTTTTTAAACATGTGCTGAATTTTTTCCATCTCAATCTTTCGTCGTTCAGGTGACAATTCCCTCACTTTCCGTAGATACTCATCCGAAGCAGCGTCTAAATTATCTAAAATGCTCTTGTTTTTAACATCAAGCTCGTACATTAGCGTGAAATTACGCTTCAACTCTTCTGGAAGTGTTTCAAGAGACTCCAGGTAGTGCTCTAGATAGAGATTGGAAAACATTTTGCTTTCAGACATAAGATTGGATAAACGGAtggatatttatgaaaattaaaaagatgagTTAGAGTATCGAAAGTGATTTAAGTGCAAATTCCTGGGCCAAGGGATATTTTGGCGCTAAAATATGTGCATAGCTTCTGGAGTCATATCATATAcaattctggaaaaaaaactaaggatatttggatcatttttatttaattcaagacGATGAGAATACTACCTCAAATAGTTAATACTTACAGTTAATAGATATTTAAGTAAAGAATCCGTTGCTCCGCCtagtaaatgaaaattaatgtacAAAATCGGAGTAGTCCAAAAAAATTCCCTCTTGAGGGAACAATTTTACTTAGTATATTATGACGTCAATCCAAAGAGGTTAATCAACAAAGTCTTACATTGGCGGGACATGAATCTATTGGGTTTTATAGTAGGATCGAGTTAAAGAAAGATAGCACTTGATGACGTAGAATGAATATGGTAACCAAATAGAattcacgtcgttacctttatggtatgacgcaacctttcatcccaaaagaaacagaaaaaaggcccaaaataatctggtagttagccaaataagtaaatcataccaATTGCCTCTCTTATacactcccagactatcactccactgtcatattatttcttcaccatttttaaaatgaattatatagaataaaatctatacagtattttatttgatattgtattataatattgcttagtaatattttataaaaagaatagttATGAGTagtagccaaaatttcttcatttaaataataaaatggctaatatataaacgacgagggatcaacaagaaattgcattcttgttcttttgaaaacggagcctcagtatagaataacttatagctttgtgtatttatcaaaaagaataattatgaaatagccatgacgtatcaagggagaagagggaatcgacagctgacaacaaaatacataaggtacttttgtgttagcgaggtaacgtcGTGAGTAACTTTCTGGCCggtgaaagaaagaaaagaaagagaagggAAAGAAAAGTGTATGTCCTATTagtttcttcctttttctttccttttgttAGTGAGGATTGGAGTGGCCATCGCCGTAATTGGTACCTATAATAATAGCTAACTTAGTTATCATtcaattattactattattattatttatactatttatataatataaacaaacaaataaaggtataataattaataactaaggATCTCAATAATATTGAACCTTTTAGCTAGATATAGGTAATAATAGGAGAAGAAATCTGAATTGATTAAGtgtgtattttttgaatgatagaAGGAGGCTCCGGAAAGAAGATGTCACGTTCAGGAAGAGCAGAAACTCGTAGTCGAACTAAGGATGAAGTCAAGCGAATTATGATGTCCATTGACAAAGTGCGGCATTGGGAAAAAAAATGGGTGACGCTCTCAGACACAAGTATGAAAATTCTCAAATGGGTCCCTTCCACCACAAACAGAAGCTCTGGaaactctcctccaaaaaacaTCAATAGCAACAACTCGTCCCTCAACAATACATCTAATACTAATAGTAGTAATACCAATACTAATGGTGCTAACAATGGTACTACGCCCTCTGATAATAAAGCCAAGTCAGACAATGGGTCTACTTCTTCATCATTATCCAATGCTAATTATAACAAATCGGATCCAAACAAAAAACTGAATTTGTAagttaggaaataaattatattttcaatttcttcaaataattcggcaaacaaaatattagaaattaattgaTGTCCAAACATACCCAATATTCTcagaatgattatatttttttttgtcataattttaaattaatattgtataattttttatttattaaagatcattcaaaaatttcagATTGAGCTTAAAGGatttaaaacatgatttttgattaaaattttattttcctaaaaataatacatCCTTACAGTTCCTGCCAGATGAATGTTTAAGCCCCCCTAGCTTTCTTTCTTTGATCAGGCcccatatattttgaaactggCTCTGCTCAAGCTCCTTGATTAAGGAATAAAGGAGCGAAAtggaaaatgtcaaaattttattgggCACTCCGGTTTTTATCACATGCTCATACtgactaaattattttacataagttttctTATTATCATTTTAGTACCGAATTACAAGAAGAGTCCAATCAATCTGCCGTGTCTGACTCTCAAGATGGAAATTAACGCAATCAAggacaattattttacatatatatatatctatacttctttttttttttttttaaatcaattacttTAACTGATTATTTTTGTTGGGTCAGTTTGATCCTtgtgaatatacatatatttctctATATATTAGTTATGGGGATGgtaatgaaataaaagattttcatatacataatatccATCATGGATTTTGGGTATTATGGAGTATATTCTTTATCACCTTTCTCCATTGATATAGAATAAGTGTTTTCCCACTCATCTCCCTCATTCTTTATATAAGGgtaacactaaaaaataaaagtccgATCTCCATTCTTGACTTCATACACTACTCTTAAGGAATCACAAGTCGAAAGTACacgtgaaagaaaaaaagttgattattaGCATCGAAGAATATAATGTCAATATATACTCTTACAGAGTCATTACTAATGAATAAGTAATGTGTATGTCAAGGAGAGAGATAATATttagaatggtttttttttattgtattatatacataaatgtattctCATAATATacattactattt from Lepeophtheirus salmonis chromosome 1, UVic_Lsal_1.4, whole genome shotgun sequence includes these protein-coding regions:
- the LOC121124026 gene encoding LOW QUALITY PROTEIN: inhibitor of growth protein 4 (The sequence of the model RefSeq protein was modified relative to this genomic sequence to represent the inferred CDS: deleted 1 base in 1 codon); this encodes MFSNLYLEHYLESLETLPEELKRNFTLMYELDVKNKSILDNLDAASDEYLRKVRELSPERRKIEMEKIQHMFKKSKEHGDEKVKIAIKTYELVDKHIRRLDSDLAKFESEIKEKGRLSQSEDEEDEEELDDKPLHKNSKLNKKNVSKHKKNNDSKKIQKDYNSQNKRNKESKEDLKKKKSKNPNLVPKKDDSLLSDISKGPQEVLDMPVDPNEPTYCTCHQVSYGEMIGCDNVDCPIEWFHFGCMGLNTKPKGRWYCPLCSHMFKKKK
- the LOC121124042 gene encoding uncharacterized protein isoform X1, translating into MIEGGSGKKMSRSGRAETRSRTKDEVKRIMMSIDKVRHWEKKWVTLSDTSMKILKWVPSTTNRSSGNSPPKNINSNNSSLNNTSNTNSSNTNTNGANNGTTPSDNKAKSDNGSTSSSLSNANYNKSDPNKKLNFTELQEESNQSAVSDSQDGN
- the LOC121124042 gene encoding uncharacterized protein isoform X2 produces the protein MSRSGRAETRSRTKDEVKRIMMSIDKVRHWEKKWVTLSDTSMKILKWVPSTTNRSSGNSPPKNINSNNSSLNNTSNTNSSNTNTNGANNGTTPSDNKAKSDNGSTSSSLSNANYNKSDPNKKLNFTELQEESNQSAVSDSQDGN